A region of Lycium barbarum isolate Lr01 chromosome 1, ASM1917538v2, whole genome shotgun sequence DNA encodes the following proteins:
- the LOC132631402 gene encoding protein FRIGIDA-ESSENTIAL 1-like isoform X3 — protein sequence MYGTHILEPMGVEEHLRSGISTPKQPVANPDSPMIEESSRISNSDERSGDNYSSLDGKRTGVLSDLHGRRCYSGETITHETQPVGQKVSAEFTEGGHQEVSHELQQASSRLDVQETRVRSFPPGADSSGGNERPADRCEFYSRGWCINGSSCRFLHGKDPVTGHNKDGGLDAAKMKSKLINGEGSKDTTERPARDCFSDLASDEVRCGENRRLNSDNDLHMHKDEDRSNIPFRDIGRETLGSKSYLAGYGSSSSPLLKDDSLSKDSYRSGMLPSSSVLSSYKYQNTEIPSYASNLDNTSYKRTQLMLDYHHLPFLNRSVDTWPSYLTSSSSNLDPTGDQKLLDPSREYCYSRSISLHNKSSVLPSCGTEPFSWTGLSGDMEHSCGYKTKVYFNEWEPSAPFRPSAFLSQIIPPPESLYDPIRDSIEQTSTAEKDLSANERKTADRAVAHQENVNTSSKEEKHSRLINPGGQKRKQPKVEKLRPNCEIDTNFRRDGSVNYESVVMKHFRAALVDFVKELLKPTWHEGRLMKDAYKMIVKKAVDKIINSLTPDQIPDTTESINQYLSVSKSKVAKLIEGYVEKYGKS from the exons ATGT ATGGAACCCACATTCTGGAGCCTATGGGTGTGGAAGAGCATTTAAGATCAGGAATTTCTACTCCAAAACAACCTGTGGCAAATCCTGATTCCCCTATGATTGAAGAGAGTAGCAGAATATCTAATTCTGATGAAAGAAGTGGAGACAATTATTCAAGTTTGGATG GAAAAAGAACTGGCGTACTTTCTGATCTCCATGGTCGAAGATGTTACAGTGGGGAAACAATAACCCATGAAACCCAGCCCGTTGGTCAAAAAGTAAGTGCTGAATTCACTGAAGGAGGTCATCAAGAAGTGTCGCATGAATTACAACAAGCATCATCGAG GTTGGATGTTCAGGAGACTAGGGTAAGAAGTTTTCCCCCTGGTGCTGATTCTAGTGGTGGAAATGAAAGGCCAGCAGATAGATGTGAGTTTTATTCTAGAGGTTGGTGCATCAATGGGAGCTCATGCAGGTTCCTTCACGGAAAGGATCCTGTAACTGGCCATAATAAGGATGGTGGTTTAGATGCTGCAAAGATGAAAAGCAAACTCATAAATGGTGAAG GTTCAAAAGATACCACTGAGAGACCAGCACGGGATTGTTTCTCTGATTTGGCATCAGATGAAGTTCGATGTGGAGAAAATCGAAGGTTGAATAGTGACAATGATTTGCATATGCATAAAGATGAGGATCGGTCAAACATTCCGTTTAGAGACATTGGAAGAGAAACTCTTGGATCTAAATCATACTTGGCTGGGTATGGCAGCTCTTCATCACCATTACTGAAAGATGATTCTCTTAGTAAAGATAGCTATCGTAGTGGAATGCTTCCAAGTAGCTCAGTACTGTCATCTTACAAGTATCAGAACACTGAAATACCCTCTTATGCCTCAAATTTGGATAACACGAGTTATAAGAGGACCCAGCTTATGCTCGACTATCATCATTTGCCATTCTTGAATCGCTCTGTGGATACGTGGCCTTCTTATCTTACTTCTTCCTCTTCAAACCTAGATCCCACTGGTGATCAGAAGCTTTTAGACCCTAGCCGGGAATACTGTTATTCTAGGTCAATCTCTCTGCATAACAAGTCTTCAGTACTTCCTAGTTGTGGAACTGAACCTTTTTCTTGGACTGGTTTATCAGGGGACATGGAACACTCATGCGGTTATAAGACCAAGGTATACTTTAATGAGTGGGAGCCTTCTGCGCCTTTTCGGCCATCAGCCTTTCTTAGTCAAATTATTCCCCCTCCAGAAAGTCTTTATGATCCGATTCGTGATAGCATTGAGCAAACCAGCACAGCTGAGAAAGATTTGTCTGCTAATGAAAGAAAAACAGCTGATAGAGCTGTGGCCCATCAAGAAAACGTGAATACCTCTTCAAAAGAAGAAAAGCACTCAAGATTAATTAATCCCGGAGGCCAAAAAAGGAAACAACCAAAAGTAGAGAAGCTCCGACCCAACTGTGAAATTGATACCAACTTTAGGAGAGATGGATCTGTGAACTATGAGTCAGTAGTTATGAAGCATTTTCGTGCTGCTCTTGTTGATTTCGTTAAAGAATTGCTTAAGCCAACTTGGCATGAAGGTCGCTTGATGAAGGATGCATACAAGATGATTGTTAAGAAAGCAGTAGATAAGATCATTAACTCTTTGACACCCGATCAAATTCCTGATACGACTGAATCCATCAATCAGTATCTATCTGTATCTAAATCAAAAGTAGCTAAGCTCATTGAG GGGTATGTGGAGAAATATGGTAAATCTTGA
- the LOC132631402 gene encoding protein FRIGIDA-ESSENTIAL 1-like isoform X2 produces the protein MTLEMVVVLVETDGTHILEPMGVEEHLRSGISTPKQPVANPDSPMIEESSRISNSDERSGDNYSSLDGKRTGVLSDLHGRRCYSGETITHETQPVGQKVSAEFTEGGHQEVSHELQQASSRLDVQETRVRSFPPGADSSGGNERPADRCEFYSRGWCINGSSCRFLHGKDPVTGHNKDGGLDAAKMKSKLINGEGSKDTTERPARDCFSDLASDEVRCGENRRLNSDNDLHMHKDEDRSNIPFRDIGRETLGSKSYLAGYGSSSSPLLKDDSLSKDSYRSGMLPSSSVLSSYKYQNTEIPSYASNLDNTSYKRTQLMLDYHHLPFLNRSVDTWPSYLTSSSSNLDPTGDQKLLDPSREYCYSRSISLHNKSSVLPSCGTEPFSWTGLSGDMEHSCGYKTKVYFNEWEPSAPFRPSAFLSQIIPPPESLYDPIRDSIEQTSTAEKDLSANERKTADRAVAHQENVNTSSKEEKHSRLINPGGQKRKQPKVEKLRPNCEIDTNFRRDGSVNYESVVMKHFRAALVDFVKELLKPTWHEGRLMKDAYKMIVKKAVDKIINSLTPDQIPDTTESINQYLSVSKSKVAKLIEGYVEKYGKS, from the exons ATGGAACCCACATTCTGGAGCCTATGGGTGTGGAAGAGCATTTAAGATCAGGAATTTCTACTCCAAAACAACCTGTGGCAAATCCTGATTCCCCTATGATTGAAGAGAGTAGCAGAATATCTAATTCTGATGAAAGAAGTGGAGACAATTATTCAAGTTTGGATG GAAAAAGAACTGGCGTACTTTCTGATCTCCATGGTCGAAGATGTTACAGTGGGGAAACAATAACCCATGAAACCCAGCCCGTTGGTCAAAAAGTAAGTGCTGAATTCACTGAAGGAGGTCATCAAGAAGTGTCGCATGAATTACAACAAGCATCATCGAG GTTGGATGTTCAGGAGACTAGGGTAAGAAGTTTTCCCCCTGGTGCTGATTCTAGTGGTGGAAATGAAAGGCCAGCAGATAGATGTGAGTTTTATTCTAGAGGTTGGTGCATCAATGGGAGCTCATGCAGGTTCCTTCACGGAAAGGATCCTGTAACTGGCCATAATAAGGATGGTGGTTTAGATGCTGCAAAGATGAAAAGCAAACTCATAAATGGTGAAG GTTCAAAAGATACCACTGAGAGACCAGCACGGGATTGTTTCTCTGATTTGGCATCAGATGAAGTTCGATGTGGAGAAAATCGAAGGTTGAATAGTGACAATGATTTGCATATGCATAAAGATGAGGATCGGTCAAACATTCCGTTTAGAGACATTGGAAGAGAAACTCTTGGATCTAAATCATACTTGGCTGGGTATGGCAGCTCTTCATCACCATTACTGAAAGATGATTCTCTTAGTAAAGATAGCTATCGTAGTGGAATGCTTCCAAGTAGCTCAGTACTGTCATCTTACAAGTATCAGAACACTGAAATACCCTCTTATGCCTCAAATTTGGATAACACGAGTTATAAGAGGACCCAGCTTATGCTCGACTATCATCATTTGCCATTCTTGAATCGCTCTGTGGATACGTGGCCTTCTTATCTTACTTCTTCCTCTTCAAACCTAGATCCCACTGGTGATCAGAAGCTTTTAGACCCTAGCCGGGAATACTGTTATTCTAGGTCAATCTCTCTGCATAACAAGTCTTCAGTACTTCCTAGTTGTGGAACTGAACCTTTTTCTTGGACTGGTTTATCAGGGGACATGGAACACTCATGCGGTTATAAGACCAAGGTATACTTTAATGAGTGGGAGCCTTCTGCGCCTTTTCGGCCATCAGCCTTTCTTAGTCAAATTATTCCCCCTCCAGAAAGTCTTTATGATCCGATTCGTGATAGCATTGAGCAAACCAGCACAGCTGAGAAAGATTTGTCTGCTAATGAAAGAAAAACAGCTGATAGAGCTGTGGCCCATCAAGAAAACGTGAATACCTCTTCAAAAGAAGAAAAGCACTCAAGATTAATTAATCCCGGAGGCCAAAAAAGGAAACAACCAAAAGTAGAGAAGCTCCGACCCAACTGTGAAATTGATACCAACTTTAGGAGAGATGGATCTGTGAACTATGAGTCAGTAGTTATGAAGCATTTTCGTGCTGCTCTTGTTGATTTCGTTAAAGAATTGCTTAAGCCAACTTGGCATGAAGGTCGCTTGATGAAGGATGCATACAAGATGATTGTTAAGAAAGCAGTAGATAAGATCATTAACTCTTTGACACCCGATCAAATTCCTGATACGACTGAATCCATCAATCAGTATCTATCTGTATCTAAATCAAAAGTAGCTAAGCTCATTGAG GGGTATGTGGAGAAATATGGTAAATCTTGA
- the LOC132631402 gene encoding protein FRIGIDA-ESSENTIAL 1-like isoform X4 has product MGVEEHLRSGISTPKQPVANPDSPMIEESSRISNSDERSGDNYSSLDGKRTGVLSDLHGRRCYSGETITHETQPVGQKVSAEFTEGGHQEVSHELQQASSRLDVQETRVRSFPPGADSSGGNERPADRCEFYSRGWCINGSSCRFLHGKDPVTGHNKDGGLDAAKMKSKLINGEGSKDTTERPARDCFSDLASDEVRCGENRRLNSDNDLHMHKDEDRSNIPFRDIGRETLGSKSYLAGYGSSSSPLLKDDSLSKDSYRSGMLPSSSVLSSYKYQNTEIPSYASNLDNTSYKRTQLMLDYHHLPFLNRSVDTWPSYLTSSSSNLDPTGDQKLLDPSREYCYSRSISLHNKSSVLPSCGTEPFSWTGLSGDMEHSCGYKTKVYFNEWEPSAPFRPSAFLSQIIPPPESLYDPIRDSIEQTSTAEKDLSANERKTADRAVAHQENVNTSSKEEKHSRLINPGGQKRKQPKVEKLRPNCEIDTNFRRDGSVNYESVVMKHFRAALVDFVKELLKPTWHEGRLMKDAYKMIVKKAVDKIINSLTPDQIPDTTESINQYLSVSKSKVAKLIEGYVEKYGKS; this is encoded by the exons ATGGGTGTGGAAGAGCATTTAAGATCAGGAATTTCTACTCCAAAACAACCTGTGGCAAATCCTGATTCCCCTATGATTGAAGAGAGTAGCAGAATATCTAATTCTGATGAAAGAAGTGGAGACAATTATTCAAGTTTGGATG GAAAAAGAACTGGCGTACTTTCTGATCTCCATGGTCGAAGATGTTACAGTGGGGAAACAATAACCCATGAAACCCAGCCCGTTGGTCAAAAAGTAAGTGCTGAATTCACTGAAGGAGGTCATCAAGAAGTGTCGCATGAATTACAACAAGCATCATCGAG GTTGGATGTTCAGGAGACTAGGGTAAGAAGTTTTCCCCCTGGTGCTGATTCTAGTGGTGGAAATGAAAGGCCAGCAGATAGATGTGAGTTTTATTCTAGAGGTTGGTGCATCAATGGGAGCTCATGCAGGTTCCTTCACGGAAAGGATCCTGTAACTGGCCATAATAAGGATGGTGGTTTAGATGCTGCAAAGATGAAAAGCAAACTCATAAATGGTGAAG GTTCAAAAGATACCACTGAGAGACCAGCACGGGATTGTTTCTCTGATTTGGCATCAGATGAAGTTCGATGTGGAGAAAATCGAAGGTTGAATAGTGACAATGATTTGCATATGCATAAAGATGAGGATCGGTCAAACATTCCGTTTAGAGACATTGGAAGAGAAACTCTTGGATCTAAATCATACTTGGCTGGGTATGGCAGCTCTTCATCACCATTACTGAAAGATGATTCTCTTAGTAAAGATAGCTATCGTAGTGGAATGCTTCCAAGTAGCTCAGTACTGTCATCTTACAAGTATCAGAACACTGAAATACCCTCTTATGCCTCAAATTTGGATAACACGAGTTATAAGAGGACCCAGCTTATGCTCGACTATCATCATTTGCCATTCTTGAATCGCTCTGTGGATACGTGGCCTTCTTATCTTACTTCTTCCTCTTCAAACCTAGATCCCACTGGTGATCAGAAGCTTTTAGACCCTAGCCGGGAATACTGTTATTCTAGGTCAATCTCTCTGCATAACAAGTCTTCAGTACTTCCTAGTTGTGGAACTGAACCTTTTTCTTGGACTGGTTTATCAGGGGACATGGAACACTCATGCGGTTATAAGACCAAGGTATACTTTAATGAGTGGGAGCCTTCTGCGCCTTTTCGGCCATCAGCCTTTCTTAGTCAAATTATTCCCCCTCCAGAAAGTCTTTATGATCCGATTCGTGATAGCATTGAGCAAACCAGCACAGCTGAGAAAGATTTGTCTGCTAATGAAAGAAAAACAGCTGATAGAGCTGTGGCCCATCAAGAAAACGTGAATACCTCTTCAAAAGAAGAAAAGCACTCAAGATTAATTAATCCCGGAGGCCAAAAAAGGAAACAACCAAAAGTAGAGAAGCTCCGACCCAACTGTGAAATTGATACCAACTTTAGGAGAGATGGATCTGTGAACTATGAGTCAGTAGTTATGAAGCATTTTCGTGCTGCTCTTGTTGATTTCGTTAAAGAATTGCTTAAGCCAACTTGGCATGAAGGTCGCTTGATGAAGGATGCATACAAGATGATTGTTAAGAAAGCAGTAGATAAGATCATTAACTCTTTGACACCCGATCAAATTCCTGATACGACTGAATCCATCAATCAGTATCTATCTGTATCTAAATCAAAAGTAGCTAAGCTCATTGAG GGGTATGTGGAGAAATATGGTAAATCTTGA